Proteins from one Brevibacillus humidisoli genomic window:
- a CDS encoding GNAT family N-acetyltransferase, with protein sequence MVIRSFRLGDYAAITRIWQETGLEQTESESLDALAKQLSWDSELVMVAEEDGEVVGVVVGTIDGTRAYFYRLAVHPAKQGSGIGRLLVEAIENRFRQRGVSQVSIMVNQENTKVLPFYNSLGYKLQKYVTLSKKLSS encoded by the coding sequence ATGGTAATTCGTTCGTTTCGCCTCGGAGATTACGCAGCCATCACCCGTATTTGGCAAGAGACCGGCCTCGAGCAGACTGAGTCGGAATCACTCGATGCTCTTGCCAAACAACTGTCGTGGGACAGTGAACTGGTCATGGTGGCCGAGGAAGATGGAGAGGTAGTGGGAGTGGTCGTAGGAACGATTGATGGGACGCGGGCTTATTTCTACCGACTCGCCGTGCATCCCGCCAAACAAGGGAGCGGAATTGGCCGCCTCTTGGTGGAAGCGATCGAAAATCGCTTCCGGCAAAGAGGTGTGAGCCAGGTATCCATCATGGTGAACCAAGAGAATACAAAGGTTCTTCCGTTTTACAATTCACTTGGCTACAAGCTGCAAAAGTATGTTACACTTTCCAAAAAACTCTCTTCGTAG
- the fabL gene encoding enoyl-[acyl-carrier-protein] reductase FabL, with product MSGGGKVALITGGSRGIGRAIADALAEQGYDLVINYLRNRTAARAAAAELEAKGARVHLVKANVGDVTKIKEMFEEIDNTFGRLDILVNNAASGVLRPLMELEESHWDWTMDINSKALLFCAQEAAKLMKKHGEGGKIVSISSLGSIRVLDNYTAVGVSKAALEALTRYLAVELAPYNIVVNAVSGGAVDTDALKHFPNREELLADAAGRTPAGRIVHPQDLSHAVMFLLSEQASMIRGQTLIVDGGLSLLG from the coding sequence ATGAGTGGAGGAGGAAAAGTAGCGCTGATCACTGGGGGGTCCCGTGGAATTGGCAGAGCGATTGCCGACGCCTTGGCTGAACAGGGTTATGATCTGGTCATCAATTATCTGCGGAACCGGACGGCAGCCAGAGCAGCAGCTGCTGAGTTGGAGGCTAAAGGTGCTCGAGTGCATCTGGTGAAAGCGAATGTGGGCGACGTAACAAAAATCAAAGAGATGTTCGAGGAGATCGACAATACTTTTGGCAGGCTGGACATACTTGTTAATAACGCTGCATCAGGTGTGCTGAGGCCATTAATGGAATTGGAAGAAAGTCACTGGGACTGGACGATGGATATCAACAGCAAAGCACTGCTCTTCTGTGCCCAAGAAGCGGCCAAGCTGATGAAAAAGCATGGAGAAGGCGGAAAGATCGTCAGCATCTCCAGTCTTGGCTCTATTCGTGTGCTGGACAACTACACGGCTGTCGGGGTATCAAAAGCTGCTCTCGAGGCTTTGACCAGGTACCTGGCAGTGGAGTTGGCACCGTACAATATTGTTGTAAATGCGGTCTCGGGTGGTGCGGTTGATACCGATGCGCTGAAACATTTTCCCAACCGCGAGGAATTGCTGGCAGACGCAGCGGGACGCACGCCGGCAGGTCGGATTGTCCACCCCCAAGATTTGAGCCATGCTGTGATGTTTCTTCTCTCTGAGCAAGCGTCGATGATTCGGGGCCAAACCCTGATCGTAGACGGCGGACTCTCCCTGTTGGGGTAG